From the Methanobrevibacter thaueri genome, the window AGTATGTCATCTTTTCCTCTTACAAAGACAACGCAGTTTTCCAAATCAACATCGTTTTCCTGAGCAATATCCTTTAATTCAACCATAATCTTGACTCCTAAAATTTAATTAATAACTAATAGAGTTATCTAAAAAAAGTACTATATAAAATAAACAGTGATGAAAAGTTTTTGAAAAAAAAGAGTTTTGAAAGAAGATTATTTAAATAATCTTCATAACGTTAACCAACCTAAACTAATCTTTGTCTAGTAGTTGGTTTTTTGTTTTGCCAACTGTATCTTCTGAGTTTTTTGGATTTACCGAATCCACAAGAAGCACAGACTTTTTTACGTATGTGATAAGTGTTTCTACCACATCTTCTACATCTGATATGGGTCTTTTTATTCTTTTTACCCATTGATGGAGTTCCCTTTGACATCGATACACCTCCTTAAGCTAACGTAAACAATATAATCTGGAAAAATAATACTATGGTGAAATGTAAACAATATTGTCTCCTCTAATGAGCACAACACCGAGTCTTCTAGTAACTTCTCCGTCTTGTAACTCTTCTGCATCATTAAGAACTAAGTTCATATGTAAATCAAAGCTCTTAAGTATACCTCTAAATTCACGATCTCCTTTAAGTTTTATTAAAACTGGAGAGTCAACTGATTTTCCTAATGCATCAAGTGGTCTTTGAACATTTTGTCCGCTCATTATATCACCTTATATTATCACAATTATTTAGTTTTTTAATATGAAATTTGAGTTCAACACTCTTTATTAGACATAATATAATCAAGTTAAGATAAGACAAAACCTAATTAAAACTAATACTATTAATTATAACTAATCTACTATATAAAGGTTACCTTATTTTAAGCCAAAATAATGAAAAAATAGCAACAACAATTATTATTAACACAAAATACTATTTAAATTATTTCCCAAATGCTCTCCCACTTTCCATAATATATATTAACTACAGAATTAACCTCACCCAACCATCACAGGCCACAACATGAAATTCAACCGCACCAAATATATTGACTTGATAATGTACATTCTCACCCAATGCTCATATAAGCCCAATTTCGGAAAGACCATGCTCTGCAGCCTATTATATTTTATCGACTTCAACCACTACGAGCTTTACGGACGGCTGATGACAAACGAGACTTACATCAAGTCAAAAAGGGGCATACAGCCTGCACATTTCAGGGAAGTAATGAACGACCTGATCTCAGGAGGATATCTCTTTTTCAGAAAGGAACCCTATTACAACCGATTGGTGAACAAGTACTATCCGATCGTCATTCCCAACGTCAAATTCAGTGAAATGGAACTTGAACTTATAAGATACTGCCTGAACAAGTTAAGCAACAGAAATGCCTACAGCATAACGAAATATGCAATTAAAGACCCTCCCATCATAATTGCCGGACTTGGGGATGAAATAGACTTCAGATATGTCTTTTCAAGGGATAAGGAATATTCCATTTTGAAGGACATGCATTAAATCAACAAATATCTTTATTAAATTTTAAAAACAAAAGATTAATTGATAAAACAATACTGGGATAACATGGCGATAAAAGTTAAAAAAAGAAATTTCCTAAAAAAGAAGAAAATTAAAGAGATAAAATCACAATTGGGCGAATACGGAAACCTTCTTCAAGGAAAGAAGAACGTTGAAATACTTGAAGCTGAGCCTAATTCATTCATTTTAGTAGATGGCGAACCTTACATCATAATAATCGATGAAAAACCATTCCCTACACTAAAGGCGGCACTGGCAAATGAAATCGATGCAAAAACAGTAACCGTTGACATGGGAGCAATACGCTTTGTAAGCAACGGTGCTGACATCATGAGTCCTGGAATAGTTGCAACATCCGAGGACGTCGAAGCGGGCGACATAGTATTGATCATTGATGAGACCCATGGAAAGCCGCTGGCAATTGGAGTGAGCTTAATCAGCGGTGAGGAAATGGTTGCAAACGATTCAGGAAAGGCAGTTGAAACCAAGCATTATGTCGGAGACGACATCTGGAACTTTGAGATATAATGGTGATTAAATGGCTGAATTAAGATACAGAGCTGGAAAAATCAGAGACCCTGGAGTTCACAAGATAGGCATAATCGCACTCGGTTCACACCTTGAAAACCACGGACCGGCATTGCCAATCGACACCGACGCCAAAATCGCAGCGCACATCGCATTCCAATCATCCCTTGAAACCGGAGCCAAGTTTTTAGGAATAATCTTTCCCGCCTACGAATTGGACACCATCGACCATGGAGTTCATGTTTCCCTTGATGTGCTGAAGGATAATGTCATCAACACATTGAATCAGGCCAAAAAATTCCTGGACATTGAAAAGGTAGTTATTGTCAACGCCCATGGTGGAAACATTCCATTGGTTGCCGAATTATGGGATATTGAAGACCAGACAGGCATGTCAATAACATTCAACAACAAGGTAATATCCTCCGAAGGCCCTCATGCAGGAAGCGGGGAGCTATCAATGGCAAAGGTTCTGGGCATTGTCAATGAAAATGAACTTGAAAATCAGGATAACGTCGCCGAATACGAGGAAGTGGGCTTATACGGATTCAAGCAAGCCCGCAAGGATGACCCGAACATTGAAGAGGGTGCAAGAGACATTGAAGAAAACGGCG encodes:
- a CDS encoding RNA-binding protein, giving the protein MAIKVKKRNFLKKKKIKEIKSQLGEYGNLLQGKKNVEILEAEPNSFILVDGEPYIIIIDEKPFPTLKAALANEIDAKTVTVDMGAIRFVSNGADIMSPGIVATSEDVEAGDIVLIIDETHGKPLAIGVSLISGEEMVANDSGKAVETKHYVGDDIWNFEI
- a CDS encoding LSm family protein, giving the protein MSGQNVQRPLDALGKSVDSPVLIKLKGDREFRGILKSFDLHMNLVLNDAEELQDGEVTRRLGVVLIRGDNIVYISP
- a CDS encoding 50S ribosomal protein L37e; its protein translation is MSKGTPSMGKKNKKTHIRCRRCGRNTYHIRKKVCASCGFGKSKKLRRYSWQNKKPTTRQRLV
- the arfB gene encoding 2-amino-5-formylamino-6-ribosylaminopyrimidin-4(3H)-one 5'-monophosphate deformylase yields the protein MAELRYRAGKIRDPGVHKIGIIALGSHLENHGPALPIDTDAKIAAHIAFQSSLETGAKFLGIIFPAYELDTIDHGVHVSLDVLKDNVINTLNQAKKFLDIEKVVIVNAHGGNIPLVAELWDIEDQTGMSITFNNKVISSEGPHAGSGELSMAKVLGIVNENELENQDNVAEYEEVGLYGFKQARKDDPNIEEGARDIEENGVYIDEEYGHRLFNLAINAVIFDVEKLLDF
- a CDS encoding type II toxin-antitoxin system antitoxin SocA domain-containing protein produces the protein MKFNRTKYIDLIMYILTQCSYKPNFGKTMLCSLLYFIDFNHYELYGRLMTNETYIKSKRGIQPAHFREVMNDLISGGYLFFRKEPYYNRLVNKYYPIVIPNVKFSEMELELIRYCLNKLSNRNAYSITKYAIKDPPIIIAGLGDEIDFRYVFSRDKEYSILKDMH